The genomic region TCCGACGGcgtgcgaggtggagaccgtagcCCGCCGCACAGATTCGGCATACCTGATGCCCACGGGGAGCAGCGAAGACAGGCATGACCGACCAAAATTAGGATCAGAAGTAAACAAACTTAGAGCATGCAGCCAAGCAATCACGCGAGGTATCGAGGTTGGGAGCGGGGTTGTCAATGAGGGCCTGCACGCATTGGGGGGAAAACACTGTCGCAAGCACGCGGAAGCGGTACCTGAGGCTGAGGGCGTGGAACGCATGCTGACGAAGGTATCAGAGGAGGAGCAGGAGCGTGGGCTGGCGAtcacgccgccgctgccgccgcacGAGGCGCGCAGCCGCAGCGGCGGAAGCTGGGGGTCATCGAATCCAGGCGCCGACATGGCTGGGTGCGACAGTGCGAGCCGACGTGCGCCCGGGTCAAGCTCGCGGTCGCTCAGCCTGCCCCAGCTCTATCGTTTGGAGCGAAGCGAGGGCGAAGCAAGCGCAGGGCCGCGCAGGCACGCAGCTACAGTGACGGGGTCGCTGGCGTACCGAGAACGGGCGAGGCGAGGCGGCGGCACGGGATCCAACAGCCGTCGCGCCCGCCGCAGGCCGCAAAACTTTTCTAGTGTGCGTGTAGCTCTGACGTCCGGGGCCCGCCGCCCCAGAGGCACAGGCGGCAGGCCCAGCCATCGGCGTCCGCGGGGATGCGGGGCGTCGCTGTCGCGTGGCGACTGTCGATGCGGTAGGTGCTCTGATGTGGAGGGGCAGGTCAGGTCAGGTCGGGAGTGGACTCCGATGTTGAGTGCCGCCATTATTGTCGGTGGCTGTCGCGCGGGCCCGCAACGTAGCTGGGCCGGGCGCCGTCCTCCGTGCTCTGGTCTGCTCTGCTTCGCTGGGAGAAGTGGGGATTATCTGCGCCTGCATGGACAGGGCCGgcggcgccccccccccccgtgaGTACACCGTGGCAGCCAGCCAAAtgttagggcatgtacagtggtatttaatgtgggggctcttaaggtgttttaggggttatttgcaaaaaaatcttagagccgtctctccgtgaagagacgcctctggctcgtaaactaagtaacaacagacgcctcacttcccactgtacgaatttgtcgtctgttctatcgatctgatgctatacaaatacatttaattctgtatttattaatagactacgtttagagacactccattgtacaatagagtctcttagttgtctcttgtgcttggagaaccgttttggtgtctctccactaTACATGCCCTTACGGGGCGGTGGCGTCAGGTTCAAATcccaacaaggggaaggggacaCCAGATCTGCCAATGGGGAGGCCACTTCGTACCCCTGTCGTCTCGACATACAAGAGCGCAAAGGATTGGGCACACCTGACGAAACCCtaggcaatttcgttgtcacggtGGTTAGAGAACTACTAGTGGATAAAAGCACCCCTTTCTCTGTCACCGAACCTCTAGAACTTGGCTACAATGCATTGCGTGCACTGAGTCGTGTACtcgtattttatttatttatgccCGTGATATAATTTATTTAAGGTGGATGCAATTTAGGTGGCAGCGGACAGGGATCATATATAGGATATCCGATATCATACCAGAAAAAGGGCGATCGGAATAAGATAGATGAACAGGCAAACAGTCCGCCTCGCTCCCACATGGCACATCCGATCGGTGACTGACGACTGCGAGCTTTTCTGCGTTTCCAGTCGGTGCTGCTGGATCGCGTCTATCCATCATCTGATTTTCTTTATCGCCCGAGATGAAGCAATTAATGGTATTTTGGTAGCTCTGGCTAGAGTTAGGTACTGCTCCTACTCCGCAACCCCAAACTCGTTGGAGTTGGAAATAGAAAAGGATTAGAAAGTCAGCTTAGCCCTTCATCATTTCCTCTTCGGCTGTTCTAAACTGTCATAGTTACTCTTCACCGATTTGTAGGTGCAAATGAGTATAGGGTGACAGCACACGGTACCAGCGAGCAAATTGCATTATATTTGAGGTCAACACCAAAACATTTTTACAACATTTTGAGCGTCAGGTACTACACCGGAGGAGATGAGCAGGCGTGCAGGTGTGCAATCCTTCAGCAGATGCTCCCCAGCGACACTGGAAAAGGCTGCTAATTACACGAGTAAACCAATCAGGGAGGCTCCGACTATCTAAATCCCGGACCACAAATAATCATTAGTGGGCCCGAGGGGCAATGCgtggagaagagaagagaagagcatcggttgcagagctgcaaccTCACCCGCTACCCAGCTTTACAGACCCGTCTTTTATCAGCTTTATGCTAAGGCTATTGAAGCGCCCTCTTGAATAGTGCCGCGATGCCTTCCTCCAGTCCGTGCCAGTTTTCATCATCGCTACAAATTCGTCGTAGCTAATTTTCCCATCCTGCAGAAACAACGGGAAGTTATTGCGGCCTGACTAACGATAGGATTTGAAGGCACAGCCACAAGCTATCGCAGGAGCCTTCGGTGGTGGATCGTTAACCTTGTCTGTGTCAACTTCTTGCAATATGTCATTGACCACGTCCATGGTATCAGCTCCCCCGTCCTCCATCAGGGCTTCCTGAAGCTCCTCGGGCTCGATGAAACCGTTGCCATCCTTGTCGAAAAATAGGAAGGCCCGCCGAAGGTGCTCGTCATTTGCCATCCTTTGTAAATGGAGCGAGACAGCCAAAAATTCACCGTAATCTAGTGCTCCTCTACCATTTGTATCCACCTAACATTCAAAGCACAGAGATAATAATATGCGATCAAATGGTCTTATATAAATCTAAGCAACCAAGGGGAAATTAAAGGCGTAAGCAAATTCTAAACAAATAACTTAGTTCAATGGCATGTCACCTACGAGGCCCTATATTTATCAGCTTTCAAGAACATACAAACAACTCCTTCAGGGAAATTGGAGTAAATGTTTCATTATGTGTAGAATGCCACATTGACAACCTCCAAATTATCCAGAACCAAGTACCAAGCACCACCTGATGCAACTACAACTAAATTGCTGTGTTCCATTGAACACTAACAATCCAACATATTAGACATCAATGGTAGCAGAAATCATGTGATTCAGATCGATAACAACAGGCGATAGTGActcaatcaattaaaccaaacatACTTACAGCTTCGATAAGCATTTGCACTTCTGATTCTGCAAGATGAGAACCAAAATTTGCGATCCCGCTCTTTAACTCTTCATAAGAAACTATACCATCATTATCAGTATCCATCACCTTGAACATCTCCTTTATGTCCTGAACCTCTTCAGCCGACAAGTGATCAGCAATAACCTAGTCAAGTACCAGTTTGTCAGTAAAGTGAATCGTTTCCATGGTAGCTAGAAACAGGATGCATTAAAGCACATTAGATCAGTTTCACTATAAAGAAAGATTTCGAACCCTTAGAGCTCTTCTTTTGAATCTGTTCATCCTTGAAAACTGTTTCAGCCTTGACTTTACAATGTCTCCAAGAGGAACGTTTGGAGCTTTCTTAGCATTTTGAAGCCAGGGATGCTCTGAGATAACAGAAACAAAGAAGAGGGGGAGGGGGGACTTTAGAGTACCTACCTGAACCCCCAAAGAGGGGAGGGGGCAATGGGATGCTAGGTAATTCGATAAGGACTTTGAACATTATCTATGATGTACACAGTGTGAAAACTTAAATAGCTCTTGGTTACAATCCGATATCCTGATAAATAAAAGCATGTAGCTCGAATATTTGAAGCATAAAATAGCAAAAAATCAAACAGACTTTGTGGTACATGATTCATCCAAGTGatctgtatgtatagaagtgcagAGAATGGTATTCTCTCAATTGCTAAAACAATACCAATCATCTCTTTTTTTAGATAAACAACAAGCTTCTTTTACCAGCTTTTCCTTTTGAGAATGAATACATCTGCAATTAACTGCTAACTAGAGTTGCCATGAGGTGCAGTAAGAAAACACATCTGACTCCAGAGACTGTCTAGAAGTATGAGCAACAGAAGAGCATTTACTTCCACTTTTTACTTCAACTTTGATCCATCAATTTTTTTGTCACTAGTCACTTTCACAATCATAGAATTACGTGACTGTACCCTCAGATTACCTAAGCAAGTAGTAAACACGCTTGGAAGCTAAAAAAAGTGGCCCGAACTATAGTTGCATCAACTTCTCCAACAAGGATACAGAGTAGATCCTGAAGAAGTTGCACCAACTACACTTCAAAACTATGTTTGATCCATGTTACATGGACATCTGTGTGGTATCAGTGTCCGATTCGGGTGAGGGGGTCCGATTTGCCAGATTTTTTTTGCGACCCTCCAAATGGCACTTGGAATCCAAGTATCCAAACATAGGTGTTGGGTATCTGACTTGGCAAAAAAAGGACATGGTGTCTAGGTAACACTGGTGTTGATCCTTTCAAGTGAACAGATCTGATGCAATGTGCCATATAATGAAGCACTGAGTTAATAAGTTCGATATACAGATACAACCTACCAAGAACTTGCTTTGCTGTTAGCCTGAGCTTTGGATCAGGTTGAAGCATCTGCCGAACAAGATCTTTAGCATTATCTGAAACATTGGGCCAGGGTTCTCGCTTAAAATCTACATTTCCCCGAAGAATAGCTTGTGCAACTCCTTGTTCAGTCTCTGCAATTATTACCTGGTAAGCTCATTTGCACAAAAGTAATGCTAGAGGACAAGGTGTTCTCAATGATGAAATCCCTTTACCAGCCCAAAATGGAGGAACACCACATAACAAAATATACAAGATAACACCAGCGCTCCATATGTCTATTTCAGGTCCATAGTTCCTCTTCAAGACTTCAGGAGCCATGTAGTATGGGCTTCCCACAATTTCCGAAAACTTTTCGCCTGGAAAGGAAAACAATGCTTTCATTTTACAGCAATTGTTGGTTGTGGCTATATGTGGACCACAATTTATAGCAATTGCAAAAAAATAGTTGCATTGCAGCCAAAGCAAGGGAGCATTTGTTTAGGTGATAAGGAGGCAAGGAGTTACCCGTGAGTGCAGTTAAGACAGCTAAAGTCTTAATGGAAGTTGCTTGAAACATACTCCTATACGCAAATTTTATTTCAAAATACTTCTGTACATAATCTGAGTTTCCCAAAACGCCTGACCTCAGTAGCACCTGAATAAGTATAAAACGGCATAGACAAGTCGCTATGCTGGGAAACAGCTTCGTGACGTGTGCTCCCACTAATTATTTCCAAATTCTTAAAATAGGAGGCAGGCAGCGAGCCAACAAGGCAACCTAGCTCCTAGATTCGAATCTCTGAGCTCACCACACCGTCTGCAATAAAGCTGGCAAGAATGCCGTCAGATGCAACAGCAAGAAGTTGCCTTTGGCTGATAAGCAAGTGGTGTCATGTCCACTGTCAGTATCACAACTTGTTCCAAACTGTATAGTAGCAGAAGAGGAAGACCAATTCTGCCTCAGATTGCGCAAGCATAGAAAAACAAGTGGCAACAGAAACGACCGCTACAGATAATCCGCCCGAACTACCAACCCCACGGATCCAGCCTGAATCGACGAAAAAGTCCAAAATTGCGGCCAGCGGTTCGCCCAAATCAGGAATAGATCTCGGTGTCCGGAGCTCACCGGGCTTGAAGAAGATGGAGAGGCCGAAGTCGATGGCCTTGAGCGGCGAGTTCTCCTTCTTGTTGGCGAAGAGGAAGTTCTCGGGCTTGAGGTCCCGGTGGATGACGCCGTGGCGATGGCAGAGCTGCACGACCTCGAGGATGGTGCGCGTGACCGCGGCCGCCGCGCGTTCCGTGTAATGGCCCCTGGCGACGATGCGGTCGAACAGCTCCCCTCCCTCGCAGAGCTCCATGACGAGGTGCACGGCGCCGTCGTCCTCGCACGCCTCCCGCAGGGACACGATGGTGGGGCTCTTGGGCAGGTGCCGCATGATGGCCACCTCCCGCCGCACGTCCTCCACGTCGACGGGCGTCCGCAGCTTCCGCTTGGAGATCGACTTGCAGGCCAGCAGCTCCCGCGTGCCACGGTCCATGCACAGGTACGTCACGCCGAACTCGCCGCGCCCGAGCTCCCGGTCCAGCGCGTACTTCTCTTCGATCCCGGCGCCAACGTCGCACCCCTCCTCCCCGAGCACAGACAGCCGCTTCTTctccccggcgccgcccccgCCGCCGTTCCGCGCCTGGTGGGGCTTCTTCTTCCCGCCGGCGGAGGCCGGGAAGTGCGACGACTTGACGTCTTCCCGCGCCGCGGCGGCCGGCGAGCGGCAACAGTTTCCCATGGCTGCCACGCGAGACAGGGAGTGGGGGCACTAGGGTTTGTGCGGCATTGAGCACTGTGCGAGTGGGGGAGGAGCAGGAGGTGGGCTAGAGGAGGCGTGGCGCAGACGAGGGCAAGCTACCAGCGAGACCTGTGTCGGGGGTGAGGACTGAGGAGTGAGGACGAGGCGTGCGGGATGGCCGGATCCCGGATGGGTTTGAGGACACTCCCATCCCACGTCGGGCTGTTCTTGAGCCCAATGGTCCACTGGAACGGGCCCGGCGTGGGGTCTGTCTGGTGTTCTGCGAAGAAGTTCGGGTGGTGGGCCCCACGGTCGCCGGGGACGGGGAAGTTTGACTGCTGGATCTGAAGGCGGTCCAGGGAGGGAGAGTTTCGATCGACTCAACAGGTCAGACATGCCGTATAGTGGACAGAGGAATCGGATATAATCTGACAAGATTTATTATATACAAATAACAATATAATAGTAATATTAAAAGCAAGCGCTTCAGTGCGTTGGTGATTAGCGATTTGTTTAATCTCAAAGATTCCAAGGCAAATTTGTTTGCACGCACAGTGTTGTGATTGTCAGATTGTGATTGTCAGGAATTGATTTTGTTGGTGGTTAGGGCATGTACAAGAGACCTACGATTTTCTAGGTATAAGACGATCTCCCAAGTCCCACGTATTCTCTATCTTCTATCTTATTACCTATTTCAAATCCGTCTCTGCAAACATTATCAAACAATATATCTACAGTTATGTATCCTCTATTTTGCACGCTCTACTGAAGACAGTTAAGAGATAGCACGATACAACTATGAGTCTATAAATAATTAATGCGACAAAATACAATATACATAGAGAGTCGTAAATAGACAAACTCTTGTTTTTCACTTAGCCCCCTATAGACTCATCAAGAGATCCCTCATTTAATTGAGTTGTACATGTCCTtagagcaagtttaataataCGATCTGCTACTGGCTGCAAACCAATGTCATGTCACTTATAGCTAACATTTTAGCCTTCTCATAAAATAGCTTGACTATTAGATTGGATAAAGAATGGTTTAATCAAATATGCAATTACTTAATGCTTGCATGTTCTCAAGTTGGAAGCGTCTGCCTTCACTTTTGTGCCAAACTCCTTTGGCTTCTTTTGGCTCGACTTAAGAGGTCCTCTAAGCACTCAGAAAAACATAGTTAGCAAGTAAAGCAATTGACTAAATGTTAGGATCATACCTTTATCACTCCATTTTAAAATGATTTGCAATATTTGCAAACTCAAGACCAAAAGGTGTTTTTCTCTAAAAAATATGTTAGAGCCCAAACACTACTAGAAACATTGTAATGGACATATGCAACATATTTACAAGTGCAAACCTTACACGTGTACCATTTTACATCAAGTTGCTCACTTGGGTCCATGTTTGTGCTCTTTTGAACTTGATATCTTCAATTTGTTTTCTTTACATATGTGCTCATGCTCTTATCAACATGGTTAGTTCAAAATGGTGTGTTGggtatttaatcaccaaaacaactagaaatggtctaagggcacatttctcttttaaTAGACTTGTCTCAAATAATGAGAGATGATGCTCGAATCATCTTGGTAGTACCACTATATCGTGAAGCTACAGAAGGCTCCATCATCAATGGTGACAAGAATCTTGAAGCATTAGAGCTTGTTCgtttctaccccaatccatatggattgagggagaTTGAGGGGGTtccaatccctagtaagtcaaaatctctctcaatccgtatcaatctccttcaatctatatggattgaaaataaccgaacaagcccttaatggGTTGTTCTTTCACCAGACATTATTGAGGACACGACACTAGATATAATTGTTGCCACAATAATCTTTATTCTAGCTACATATAGTAGTGAGTATGGTTTTGTATAGATAATTCATTCCGATGTCGCTAGGACCATCCACAAAAAAATGTATCCCCCAATTGTTAGCTATAAAGTGCGGGGAAGTACCATGTGCCCATCATCAAAATAGTTGAAGTTGCACGTTGGGTGGGGCCCACTGGCCACCATAGAAAAATGGTGTTATTTGGTTCACGAAATATAACGTAAATGATAATGATTCACACTCGAATACcggcggtaacaaatttgaataagcTGGTATCCATTTATAGTGTGGTATcgattacggttggacttaaacaaacatgatttaacgttatcggttacccattacgttaccaatatgtgaaccaaacgacacctaGGTTCATGGCAATCGACATTGTGGTCATCACTCATCAAATAAGGCCTTTTTAGGTAGAGCTTTTGTTTGTTTTAAAAAATAGCTTATGTGAGAAGGTGGTCTAAAGCAGCTTATGATTATTGTCTGTTTTTAGTTTATTATGGAAAACAGTTGAACTAATAAGCTATTGTAGAAGCCTACAATTTGGTAAAACTGTAGCTTACATTTTTGAAAAGGCGTGCCAAACAAGACCTAAGACGGAGGAGGGATTTGCATGGTTAGCCCATCATTTTTATGTTCATAGTTAGATGCTCGTGTATTGCTCTGGTTTCTATATATCACATGGGTAGACTCTATTTTAATAAAACACAAAAATATGTGTGTTCTGTTGTTAGGAGCCGAGTCGAGCCAATTTTTCGGGCTCGTCAAATGAGAGAGCCGAGCTCGGTACATGATCGAGCTGTAACGAGCCGAGCCAAGCCCACCTCGACTCGTTTCCACCCCTTGGATAACCCGCTTGAAGCTCAATGGCCTCCTCCGCGCGCCGACTAGGTCGAAGGAGGAAGGCCCTCCCCTTAAAGGGGGCTTAACGGAGAAGCCTTACAAGGGGAGATGTGTGCATGGCAAAAGGCAAACAGCAggatgaagcgtcccgatcctttgggactcaaatgtgatacaattactagtcccaggaggctagtaaccacattcattacttcaaatagttacaaagtctgaataatgttattacaataccgggagatacaagctcgaaagtgagccgaaaaacataaagcgcagtggaagataaaatagcccaggccataggcagaactgggtgaagacacagtcccatcaatcaagcatagcagaaaagaagtcttcagctgctgaaaacataaataaatctgggtgaatacactaggtattccgcaagcccacccggctcccgtaaagagaaagtgacctatatggtacatgctttatatggtggagttgaagtcactcatactttttcagagaaaggcagtattcGTTGTTTatggttttcccaagacaatagaagtaacacttgcttgaccaccactgagcttcccgctcccgtggtaccacTTTCTTTTCagacatacacacacatttccttGTTCCCGGTTGTAGTATAAACACTAATTGtcctaccataccagactcgtccataccagtggacacggactattcgaataggtttagactctgcgcagaggggtacactttatccactagtccggctctgcgatctcatggccaatgagacccgaatccgaaactctttccttccttgtacgtccgaaccttaacggttataccggaaggagttaggccaccgccatgtccaaaccggacaaaacattccccctccttatcctcccggtgctaccccagccttcataaccctggggttggaccgtacgagtttagatcgagtggctgcccacacagcctcgagtggttgtactttttgagagtacaggtaatgaaagatgacaaaccggtccttatacgagaggacgatccttctgctcacgcctaaaccagctgagccaacaccttaggccctcccctaaaccagggagtccctgatcatcctactcaccaggggatgaaggtgagtacccttcatcgcacatttttggaaaatattccaCTTGTACCCTTTTCACTtgccccatatcttttaatcaaagtaatagttaatgcaggctctctcatgctcaccatgcaattcgattcccatcccataatccaggcttaggcagtggtagagaaaaATAGGTACATAATGCATCAAggaaaggatggacttgccttcgtcgaagctttcctggcacaagaggttaatctcggaggggttgagttcttgcccttcttccggagctaagagttccggaggatcggatccctcttccgctaatcaaacgtagataataacaatacatcaaacatagtgacctttgtggggtgtgcaaatttttatactttattatttttgtgccctaataatttatttagacaatttttggtgcataaaatattagcatctaaatatatatgtgaaaatgggaaaagaaaagggaaaagaaaaagagaaaggattTTCCAGCCAACTGGGccggggggattttggcccagaAGGCGCGAGCGCGAGCGGGCGGGCGCGCTTTCGGCCCACTTGGCCCAGCCGCGCGGGGCGACGGCGGGGGAATGGCACTGCGGCGCGGGCCCGCACGCCAGAGAGAGGGGGGAAGGGAACGGCGTTAACGACACGGAGGGAGGGGCGAGGGCTCGACCGGGGCCGGTCGGCGGCGAgccccgcggcggttctccgccgtcggtccggtttTGCGGTCGAGAAGCGGTGGCAGAGCATGGGCGGTTAATGGGGGTCACGGGGGTGGGGCGAATTtcgcctgcgggggcctatggcggccggtccgtGGCACGGTGGCGGGTGCCCGCGGCGGTGATGCCGCCGGTGAGGTTGCCGGCCACAATAGCACGGGGGAAGTGGCGTGTCGTGACCGTGAGAGTGTGGCGGAGCTCTTGGCATAACTTAATTGAACGGAAGATCgctagagagggagaggggagctcaccggagcgatGAAGGGAGCACGGCGGCGCTAGCTTGAACGGCTCGGGGAGGAGGGCAGTGGGGGTGGCCGGAGCTGTGTGGCGAAGACGGGGCTCAGGCGGGTCCTTTTATAGGTGC from Zea mays cultivar B73 chromosome 6, Zm-B73-REFERENCE-NAM-5.0, whole genome shotgun sequence harbors:
- the LOC100381434 gene encoding uncharacterized LOC100381434, whose product is MGNCCRSPAAAAREDVKSSHFPASAGGKKKPHQARNGGGGGAGEKKRLSVLGEEGCDVGAGIEEKYALDRELGRGEFGVTYLCMDRGTRELLACKSISKRKLRTPVDVEDVRREVAIMRHLPKSPTIVSLREACEDDGAVHLVMELCEGGELFDRIVARGHYTERAAAAVTRTILEVVQLCHRHGVIHRDLKPENFLFANKKENSPLKAIDFGLSIFFKPGEKFSEIVGSPYYMAPEVLKRNYGPEIDIWSAGVILYILLCGVPPFWAETEQGVAQAILRGNVDFKREPWPNVSDNAKDLVRQMLQPDPKLRLTAKQVLEHPWLQNAKKAPNVPLGDIVKSRLKQFSRMNRFKRRALRVIADHLSAEEVQDIKEMFKVMDTDNDGIVSYEELKSGIANFGSHLAESEVQMLIEAVDTNGRGALDYGEFLAVSLHLQRMANDEHLRRAFLFFDKDGNGFIEPEELQEALMEDGGADTMDVVNDILQEVDTDKDGKISYDEFVAMMKTGTDWRKASRHYSRGRFNSLSIKLIKDGSVKLGSG